The Synergistales bacterium genome contains the following window.
CATGAGGCCCACCATGAGTTTGATGGCCCGGATGGCGTCGTCGTTGCCGGGGATGGGATAGTCGATCAGCTCGGGATCGCAGTTGGTGTCCACGATGGAGATGATGGGGATGCCGAGCTTCCGGGCCTCCAGGACGGCGATGTTCTCGCGGCGGGGGTCGATGATAAAGACGGCGTCGGGGAGGGCTTTCATCTCCCGGATGCCGATGAGATACTTCTCGAGCTTCTCCTTCTCCTTGTGCATGAGGACGGCTTCCTTCTTGGTCCAGTTGGCCATGGAACCGTCCTCCTCCATGCGCTGGAGTTCGATCATGCGGTTGACCCGCTTGCGGATGGTGACGAAGTTGGTGAGCAGGCCGCCGAGCCAGCGCTGGGTGATGTAGAAGCCGCCGCAGCGGATGGACTCCTCGCGGATGATCTCCTGCGCCTGCCGCTTGGTGCCCACGAAGAGGACGCCGCCGCCGCTCCCCGAGACGTCGCGCAGGAAGTTGTAGGCCCGCTCCAGACCCTTGACGGTCTTCTGCAGGTCCACGATGTAGACGCCGTTCCGTTCGGTGAATATGTAGGGCTTCATCTTCGGGTTCCAGCGCCGTGTCTGGTG
Protein-coding sequences here:
- the rpsB gene encoding 30S ribosomal protein S2; this translates as MALVTMKRLLECGVHFGHQTRRWNPKMKPYIFTERNGVYIVDLQKTVKGLERAYNFLRDVSGSGGGVLFVGTKRQAQEIIREESIRCGGFYITQRWLGGLLTNFVTIRKRVNRMIELQRMEEDGSMANWTKKEAVLMHKEKEKLEKYLIGIREMKALPDAVFIIDPRRENIAVLEARKLGIPIISIVDTNCDPELIDYPIPGNDDAIRAIKLMVGLMADAVIEGKQGKDGAAAPEQQQAMEEPAVEAKAPAAKEQQDKRLETYTPEGEKLTQQGIAENKGWKEA